One Cryobacterium psychrophilum DNA segment encodes these proteins:
- a CDS encoding histidinol-phosphate transaminase, with amino-acid sequence MTSLNDLPLRADLRGQIPYGAPQLHVPVALNVNENTHPIPEPVALDIVRALAQAVLTVNRYPDREFTELRDRLAAYLGHELTRENIWAANGSNEVLQQVLQAFGGPGRSVLGFAPTYSMYSILASGTGTEWIEGDRDADFHLSPETAADWVTRTNPDLVFLCSPNNPTGTSLSLDTITAVYEASRGIVVVDEAYAEFEPDGTPSAVALLPGRERLLVSRTMSKAFAFAGARVGYLAADPAVTDALRLVRLPYHLSAFTQAAANAALAHSEEMLAMVDEIRGQRDRLVVELARLGYSPYESGSNFVLFGGVPDPHAIFEALLAEGILIRDVGIAGHLRVTAGTRTETTAFLEALERLGRPASSAGE; translated from the coding sequence GTGACCAGCCTCAATGATCTTCCCCTGCGCGCTGACCTTCGCGGTCAAATCCCCTATGGAGCTCCGCAACTGCACGTGCCGGTAGCCCTCAACGTGAATGAGAATACGCACCCGATACCGGAGCCCGTGGCTCTGGACATTGTGCGCGCCCTGGCTCAGGCGGTTCTCACCGTGAACCGGTATCCCGACCGTGAGTTCACCGAGCTCCGGGATCGACTCGCCGCATACCTCGGCCACGAACTGACCCGGGAGAACATCTGGGCGGCCAACGGCTCCAACGAGGTGCTGCAGCAGGTGCTGCAGGCGTTCGGCGGCCCCGGCCGGTCCGTACTGGGGTTTGCCCCCACCTACTCTATGTACTCCATTCTCGCCTCGGGCACGGGAACTGAGTGGATCGAGGGCGACCGCGATGCCGATTTTCACCTGTCACCAGAGACTGCGGCGGACTGGGTAACGCGCACAAACCCCGACCTCGTGTTTCTGTGTTCCCCCAACAACCCAACGGGCACGAGCTTGTCCCTCGACACGATCACCGCTGTCTATGAGGCGAGCCGCGGGATCGTTGTTGTAGACGAGGCCTACGCCGAGTTCGAGCCGGACGGCACTCCGAGCGCCGTTGCGCTGCTTCCGGGGCGCGAACGCCTGCTTGTCTCTCGCACAATGAGCAAGGCCTTCGCCTTCGCCGGCGCCCGGGTGGGCTACCTCGCCGCCGACCCCGCCGTGACAGACGCCCTGCGCCTCGTTCGCTTGCCGTACCACCTGTCGGCCTTCACCCAGGCGGCCGCCAACGCGGCGCTGGCCCACTCCGAGGAGATGCTGGCCATGGTGGACGAAATTCGCGGTCAGCGGGACCGTCTGGTGGTCGAACTCGCGCGTCTGGGCTACTCCCCGTACGAGAGCGGGAGCAACTTCGTGCTCTTTGGCGGCGTACCGGATCCGCACGCCATCTTCGAGGCGCTGCTGGCCGAGGGAATCCTCATCCGCGACGTTGGGATCGCCGGCCACCTGCGTGTCACGGCCGGTACCCGCACCGAGACGACGGCGTTCCTCGAGGCGCTTGAGCGCCTCGGTCGACCGGCTTCGTCCGCAGGCGAATAA
- the hisB gene encoding imidazoleglycerol-phosphate dehydratase HisB: protein MSSSSTPVAPRVAHLQRETSESSIELSINLDGTGVSDIQTTVPFYDHLLTAFSKHSLTDLTVRAHGDTEIDVHHTVEDIGIVLGQAIKQALGDKSGISRYGDAVVPLDEALVQAVVDISGRPYLVHGGEPAGFEFHLIGGHFTGSMVRHVFEAITFNAGLTVHVRVLGGRDAHHIAEAEFKAFARAFRLAKAFDPLVSGIPSTKGAL, encoded by the coding sequence ATGAGCTCATCTTCAACGCCGGTTGCACCGCGCGTCGCCCACCTGCAACGCGAGACCAGCGAATCAAGTATCGAGCTGTCGATCAACCTGGACGGAACCGGGGTGAGTGACATTCAGACGACCGTACCGTTCTACGACCACCTGCTCACGGCGTTCTCGAAGCACTCCCTCACCGACCTTACGGTGCGCGCTCATGGCGATACCGAGATCGACGTGCACCACACGGTCGAAGACATTGGGATTGTGCTCGGCCAAGCCATCAAGCAGGCGCTCGGCGACAAGTCCGGCATCTCCCGTTACGGTGACGCCGTGGTTCCGCTCGACGAGGCACTCGTGCAGGCCGTCGTGGACATCTCCGGTCGGCCGTACCTCGTGCACGGTGGAGAACCCGCTGGATTCGAGTTCCACCTCATCGGCGGGCACTTCACCGGTTCTATGGTGCGTCACGTCTTTGAGGCCATCACCTTCAACGCCGGACTGACCGTACACGTGCGAGTTCTGGGCGGTCGGGATGCGCACCACATTGCGGAGGCAGAATTCAAGGCCTTCGCTCGTGCCTTCCGTCTCGCCAAGGCGTTTGACCCGCTCGTGAGCGGTATCCCCTCCACGAAGGGCGCCCTGTGA
- a CDS encoding DUF1844 domain-containing protein, with protein MSTNYDEETAQATRDIADVGAVEIITTAAVHLLSAAAVKCGLADDPIAQTDLDEARKLITALAGLVTAAAPEISDMHARSLRDGLRSVQLAFREASTIPDPIGEGPGEKYTGPVN; from the coding sequence GTGAGTACCAATTACGACGAAGAAACCGCCCAAGCAACGCGGGACATCGCGGATGTCGGAGCGGTGGAGATCATTACCACCGCGGCCGTGCACCTCCTGAGCGCAGCGGCAGTGAAGTGCGGACTGGCCGATGACCCGATCGCACAGACCGACCTGGACGAGGCCCGCAAACTCATCACCGCCCTCGCCGGCCTCGTGACGGCGGCCGCACCTGAAATCTCCGACATGCACGCTCGCAGTCTGCGCGACGGCCTGCGTTCCGTTCAGCTCGCGTTCCGCGAGGCATCCACCATTCCCGACCCCATCGGCGAGGGACCGGGCGAAAAGTACACCGGCCCCGTCAACTAG
- the infC gene encoding translation initiation factor IF-3 has protein sequence MSDPRTNDRIRVPEVRLVGPNGEQVGVVAIDVALRLAQDADLDLVEVAPEAKPPVAKIMDYGKFKYEAAQKAKEARRNQANTILKEVRFRLKIDVHDYETKRKRAEGFLKAGDKVKAMILFRGREQSRPDQGVRLLRKFAEDVSEFGSVESTPTIDGRNMVMVIGPLKNKSEAKAETNAHKAAEKADKVADKADKVADKAAKLEEKDA, from the coding sequence ATCAGCGATCCCCGTACAAATGACCGTATTCGCGTCCCCGAAGTTCGTCTCGTTGGTCCCAACGGCGAGCAGGTAGGGGTCGTGGCCATTGATGTTGCCCTGCGACTGGCCCAGGACGCCGACCTCGACCTCGTCGAAGTTGCCCCTGAAGCTAAGCCTCCCGTGGCGAAGATCATGGACTACGGCAAGTTCAAGTACGAGGCTGCGCAGAAGGCTAAAGAAGCCAGGCGCAACCAGGCGAACACGATCCTCAAAGAGGTTCGTTTCCGTCTCAAGATTGATGTACACGACTACGAGACCAAGCGCAAACGCGCCGAAGGCTTCCTGAAGGCCGGCGACAAGGTCAAGGCCATGATCTTGTTCCGTGGTCGTGAACAGTCCCGCCCCGACCAGGGTGTGCGACTGCTCAGAAAATTTGCCGAGGATGTATCCGAGTTCGGTTCCGTGGAATCAACTCCGACCATTGACGGACGAAACATGGTCATGGTCATCGGACCTCTGAAGAACAAGTCAGAGGCCAAGGCGGAGACTAACGCACATAAGGCTGCTGAAAAGGCAGACAAGGTTGCCGATAAGGCAGACAAGGTTGCCGATAAGGCAGCGAAACTGGAGGAAAAAGATGCCTAA
- a CDS encoding DNA-formamidopyrimidine glycosylase family protein translates to MPEGDTVYREARSLGDALRGSVLTRCDIRVPQWATIDLTGETVQEIASRGKHLLIRTDSVSVHSHLKMEGSWHLYRHGTAWQRPAFQARIVLETLDCAAAGFDLGVLELMPRTAEVPALGYLGPDLLGADWDAGEAVRRLAVRPDVPVAVALADQRNLAGLGNVYVNELCFLRGILPTRLIGEVTDLPALVGLAHRLINANRDRVERTTTGNTRRGARLWVHSRHGQACRRCGTRLVRSKIGRSELELRDVFWCPRCQT, encoded by the coding sequence GTGCCTGAGGGAGACACCGTTTACCGCGAGGCGCGGTCGCTGGGTGACGCCCTGCGGGGGAGTGTTCTCACCCGCTGCGACATCCGGGTTCCTCAATGGGCCACCATCGACCTGACGGGGGAGACAGTGCAGGAGATCGCCAGTCGCGGCAAACATCTACTGATCCGCACCGACAGCGTGAGCGTGCACTCCCACTTGAAGATGGAAGGGTCGTGGCACCTGTACCGCCACGGCACTGCGTGGCAGCGGCCGGCGTTTCAGGCCAGGATCGTGCTTGAAACACTCGACTGCGCGGCCGCGGGGTTCGACCTCGGCGTGCTCGAGCTGATGCCGCGCACGGCAGAGGTGCCGGCGCTCGGGTACCTGGGACCGGACCTGCTCGGCGCCGACTGGGACGCTGGCGAAGCGGTGCGGCGCCTGGCCGTCCGGCCTGACGTGCCGGTAGCCGTGGCACTGGCGGACCAGCGGAACCTCGCCGGCCTCGGCAACGTCTACGTGAACGAACTGTGCTTCCTGCGCGGCATCCTGCCGACCAGGTTGATCGGTGAGGTGACAGATCTTCCCGCGCTCGTGGGACTGGCCCATCGACTGATCAATGCCAATCGAGACCGGGTCGAACGCACGACGACGGGCAATACCCGGCGGGGCGCCCGGCTGTGGGTCCACTCGCGACACGGGCAGGCCTGCCGCCGGTGCGGCACACGACTCGTCCGATCGAAAATCGGTCGCAGCGAACTCGAGCTGCGCGACGTCTTCTGGTGCCCCCGCTGCCAGACGTGA
- the hisH gene encoding imidazole glycerol phosphate synthase subunit HisH encodes MTSVVVFDYGTGNVHSAVKALELAGADVTLTHDRKAALEADGLVVPGVGAFSAVMAALTSVRGDEIIDRRVAGGRPVLGICVGMQVLFEHGVERGVDTEGLGEWPGTVTELPAPVLPHMGWNTVSPDPDSVLFRGIEEERFYFVHSYAAQSWTLEVQPPFPQPRLTWAEHGGPFLAAVENGPLSATQFHPEKSGEAGIHLLKNWLATLRH; translated from the coding sequence GTGACCTCTGTTGTGGTCTTCGACTACGGAACCGGCAACGTGCACTCCGCCGTCAAGGCGCTGGAACTTGCCGGCGCCGACGTGACACTCACCCACGACCGGAAGGCTGCCCTGGAGGCCGATGGCCTCGTTGTTCCGGGTGTTGGTGCGTTCAGCGCGGTCATGGCGGCGCTCACCTCCGTGCGTGGTGACGAGATCATTGACCGGCGCGTCGCCGGAGGACGACCCGTGCTGGGCATCTGTGTGGGAATGCAGGTGCTCTTCGAGCACGGAGTGGAGCGTGGTGTCGATACCGAGGGCCTCGGGGAATGGCCGGGAACGGTGACGGAGCTTCCCGCGCCGGTCTTGCCGCACATGGGCTGGAACACCGTGTCCCCCGACCCCGATTCCGTACTGTTTCGGGGTATCGAGGAGGAGCGGTTCTACTTCGTTCACTCCTACGCCGCGCAGTCGTGGACGCTCGAGGTTCAGCCCCCGTTTCCACAGCCGCGCCTGACCTGGGCCGAGCATGGTGGGCCCTTTCTCGCCGCCGTTGAAAACGGGCCGCTCTCGGCCACGCAGTTCCATCCGGAAAAATCCGGGGAGGCTGGCATTCACCTGCTAAAAAACTGGCTGGCAACCCTGCGCCACTAG
- the priA gene encoding bifunctional 1-(5-phosphoribosyl)-5-((5-phosphoribosylamino)methylideneamino)imidazole-4-carboxamide isomerase/phosphoribosylanthranilate isomerase PriA produces the protein MSEFNTTPRLVLLPAVDVADGKAVRLTQGRAGTETSYGTPEDAAADWVRQGAEWIHLVDLDAAFGRGNNTGVIKKVIRQVKDVNIELSGGIRDDESLEAALNTGVKRINLGTAALENPAWAANVIAQYGEAVAVGLDVRGTTLSARGWTKDGGDLWEVLERLETAGCARYVVTDVTKDGTLQGPNIDLLRQILDKTRKPVIASGGVSSLDDLIALRELVPLGLEGAIVGKALYAGAFTLAEALDVSGS, from the coding sequence ATGAGTGAGTTCAACACCACCCCGCGTCTCGTTCTGTTGCCGGCCGTCGACGTCGCCGATGGCAAGGCCGTGCGTTTGACGCAGGGGCGGGCCGGCACCGAGACCAGCTATGGCACCCCCGAAGACGCTGCAGCGGACTGGGTGCGCCAGGGAGCCGAGTGGATTCACCTCGTGGACCTCGACGCAGCCTTCGGCCGTGGAAACAACACGGGCGTCATCAAGAAGGTCATTCGGCAGGTCAAGGACGTGAATATTGAGCTGTCCGGCGGAATTCGCGACGACGAGTCGCTCGAGGCGGCGCTCAACACGGGCGTGAAGCGCATCAACCTCGGCACTGCCGCGCTCGAAAACCCCGCGTGGGCAGCGAACGTCATCGCGCAGTACGGCGAGGCCGTCGCGGTGGGACTCGACGTGCGCGGAACCACCCTGTCGGCCCGCGGCTGGACGAAGGATGGCGGCGACCTGTGGGAGGTCCTTGAGCGCCTCGAAACTGCCGGATGCGCCCGCTACGTCGTGACCGACGTCACCAAGGACGGCACCTTGCAGGGACCCAACATTGACCTGCTGCGCCAGATCCTCGACAAGACCCGCAAACCCGTCATCGCCTCCGGGGGAGTGTCGAGCCTCGACGACCTGATTGCCCTGCGGGAACTCGTGCCGCTCGGCCTGGAGGGGGCCATCGTCGGTAAGGCGCTGTATGCGGGAGCCTTCACCCTCGCCGAGGCGCTGGATGTCTCGGGCTCGTAA
- a CDS encoding SseB family protein, whose protein sequence is MSRARNLGSTGSSSGPTIGGNTADSAGQPWAGRDFEPNMSADDDGLAPAPLIEAVRRFHAREAGEEGVIDAIRTSRLLIPLVTALGESGTNDDGVTIDKTQELSIITVAGPDGRNVLPAFTSAAAMSAWNPEARPVPADGVRVALAAAQENTDVVVLDPMAPTEFVIRRPALWSIAQALPWTPSYASAQVRAAFDATVATELSVLGLELVAGDPHGRLSGPELIVRLELVVGLTQPELDATLARLAARWAASDVIATGVDSLTVQLVASE, encoded by the coding sequence ATGTCTCGGGCTCGTAACCTCGGTTCCACCGGTTCATCGTCCGGGCCGACCATCGGCGGCAACACGGCCGACTCCGCCGGGCAGCCCTGGGCGGGGCGGGACTTCGAGCCGAACATGAGCGCCGACGACGACGGGCTCGCTCCGGCGCCGCTCATCGAGGCGGTGCGTCGATTCCACGCGCGTGAAGCGGGCGAGGAGGGCGTCATCGACGCGATCCGTACCTCGCGGTTGCTGATCCCCCTCGTCACCGCGCTTGGCGAGTCCGGCACCAACGACGACGGCGTGACGATCGACAAGACGCAGGAGTTGTCGATCATCACCGTGGCCGGGCCCGACGGACGAAACGTGTTGCCGGCGTTCACCTCCGCGGCGGCCATGTCGGCCTGGAACCCCGAGGCCCGCCCGGTTCCCGCCGACGGGGTTCGGGTTGCCCTCGCCGCGGCGCAGGAGAACACCGACGTCGTTGTTCTCGACCCGATGGCGCCGACGGAATTCGTCATTCGCCGCCCGGCCCTGTGGTCGATTGCGCAAGCACTGCCCTGGACGCCGAGTTACGCGAGCGCGCAGGTGCGAGCAGCCTTCGACGCCACGGTCGCCACCGAGCTCTCCGTGCTCGGCCTCGAGCTCGTCGCCGGAGACCCGCACGGCCGGTTGAGCGGACCCGAACTCATCGTGCGCCTTGAGCTCGTTGTCGGCCTGACCCAGCCGGAACTCGACGCTACCCTGGCTCGCCTCGCCGCACGCTGGGCCGCGAGCGACGTGATCGCCACCGGGGTGGATTCCCTCACGGTGCAGCTCGTCGCCTCCGAGTAG
- a CDS encoding ATP-dependent helicase, producing the protein MTVLDRFSPATRAWFDAAFAAPTAAQLGAWEAISGGSHALVVAPTGSGKTLAAFLWAIDRLALAPPPGAAVEPASTRVLYISPLKALGVDVERNLRAPLVGITRAAERLSLSVPQVSVGVRSGDTPAAERRHLVKTPPDILITTPESLFLLLTSAARESLRGVHTVIIDEVHAVAASKRGAHLAVSLERLDALLAKPAQRIGLSATVRPHSEVARFLGGSAPVRIVASASPKRFDLRVVVPVEDMSQLGPVVPREGSTAASSAQTGSIWPHVEEAIVDEVLAHSSSIVFANSRRLTERLTARFNEIYTDRLAAADDAGGLDAPLGTEASAARTRPPAELLGASGQTTGADAVLARAHHGSVSKEQRALIEDDLKSGRLRCVVATSTLELGIDMGAVDLVVQVESPPSVASALQRVGRAGHQVGEISRGVIYPKHRADLIHAAVTAERMLTGQIEALRIPANPLDILAQQTVAAVALDEIDVEEWFETIRRSAPFASLPRSLYEATLDLLAGRYPSDRFAELRPRIIWDRVAGTLTGRPGAQRLAVTSGGTIPDRGLFGVFMVGGDEVGSKRVGELDEEMVYESRVGDVFALGTTSWRIQEITHDRVLVLPAFGEPGRLPFWKGDGQGRPAELGEAIGVFVREVSAFSGPQARERCAAAGLGEQAITNLLAFLNEQRSATRYLPTDRTLVVERFTDELGDWRVILHSPYGMQVHAPWALAVGARVRDLFGLDGNCVASDDGIVVRIPDTGVEPPGAELFVFEPDELQEIVTEQVAGSALFAARFRECAARALLLPRYNPGSRSPLWQQRQKAAQLLDVAREHPTFPIILETIRECLQDVYDLPALARLATQIESRSIRLMEVQTDAASPFASTLLFGYVAAFMYEGDTPLAERRATALSIDSSLLAELLGRVELRELLDPAVIAATDRELQRLAPDRQALGLEGIFDLLRGLGPLTLDEFGPRLSEGAPADWVAHLGALVDAKRAVRTSFAGRDWWAVIEDASRLRDALGVPLPLGIPRVFSESVADPLGDLVSRYARTHGPFTTEAAADRFGLGTAVMQQALRRLADSRRIVEGEFRPNGTGSEWCDAEVLRRLRRRSLAALRHEVEPVDQVTMARFLPQWQHVGGRLRGVDGVASVIEQLEGARIPASAWESLILPARIDGYLPGMLDELTNAGEVIWAGAGSLAGNDGWISLHLADTAPLTLPPALDRDLTEQQQHVLATLGGGGGYFFRQLSDAVGNKVDSDLVDALWDLVWAGLISNDTFAPMRSRLNGGRTSHKPSRSAPRAHMHRGRSVPRSALPTRGGPPTVSGRWSILPLADSVATRRAHALGETLLERYGVVTRGAVQAEGVVGGFALVYRTLSGFEETGRCRRGYFVDGLGAAQFAGGGTIDRLRSFAAAAEGAGPRRPMAHTLAATDPANPYGAVVPWPPLAEGTGHRPARKSGAIVVLVDGELVLYIERGGKTVLSYSSEAAPLAAAAASLATVVKAGRIDKLAVETVNGAFVIGTPVGEQLQRAGFTLTPKGLRLSA; encoded by the coding sequence ATGACGGTGCTGGATCGCTTTTCGCCCGCAACCCGGGCGTGGTTCGACGCCGCATTCGCGGCGCCCACCGCGGCGCAGCTCGGTGCCTGGGAGGCCATCTCCGGAGGTTCCCATGCCCTCGTCGTCGCGCCAACGGGCTCGGGCAAGACGCTGGCCGCATTTTTGTGGGCTATCGACCGGCTCGCCCTCGCACCCCCGCCCGGCGCCGCGGTGGAACCCGCCTCCACCCGCGTGCTCTACATCTCACCGCTCAAGGCCCTCGGCGTCGATGTGGAACGCAACCTGCGTGCACCCCTCGTGGGCATCACCCGGGCGGCGGAACGCCTGAGCCTTTCGGTGCCGCAGGTGAGCGTGGGGGTGCGTTCGGGTGACACCCCCGCCGCCGAACGCCGACACCTCGTCAAAACGCCCCCCGACATTCTCATCACCACGCCGGAGTCGCTTTTTCTGCTGCTCACGAGCGCGGCACGTGAGTCCCTGCGCGGGGTGCACACCGTCATCATTGATGAGGTGCACGCCGTGGCGGCCAGCAAGCGTGGCGCCCACCTCGCCGTGTCCCTCGAGCGCCTCGACGCGCTGCTGGCCAAGCCGGCCCAGCGCATCGGCCTCTCGGCCACCGTGCGCCCGCATAGCGAGGTGGCCCGATTCCTCGGCGGAAGCGCCCCGGTGCGCATCGTCGCGTCGGCCTCACCGAAACGGTTCGACCTGCGCGTTGTCGTGCCCGTCGAGGACATGAGCCAGTTGGGACCGGTGGTGCCGCGCGAAGGATCCACCGCAGCGTCGTCGGCCCAGACCGGGTCAATCTGGCCGCACGTCGAGGAGGCCATCGTCGACGAGGTGCTCGCGCACTCCTCGTCAATCGTGTTCGCCAACTCTCGGCGACTCACCGAACGTCTCACCGCCCGGTTCAACGAGATCTACACCGATCGGCTCGCGGCAGCCGATGACGCCGGGGGACTGGATGCGCCACTCGGTACCGAGGCATCCGCCGCCCGCACGAGGCCACCGGCCGAACTGCTCGGAGCGAGCGGCCAGACCACCGGCGCCGACGCCGTGCTCGCCAGGGCCCACCACGGATCGGTCAGCAAAGAACAGCGAGCGCTCATCGAAGACGACCTGAAGTCCGGGCGGCTGCGGTGCGTCGTGGCCACCTCGACCCTCGAGCTCGGTATCGACATGGGCGCCGTCGACCTCGTGGTGCAGGTGGAATCGCCGCCGTCGGTGGCCAGTGCGCTTCAACGGGTGGGGCGGGCCGGGCACCAGGTGGGGGAGATCTCCCGCGGAGTGATCTATCCCAAGCACCGGGCAGACCTTATTCACGCTGCCGTCACCGCGGAGCGGATGCTCACCGGCCAGATCGAAGCCCTGCGCATTCCCGCCAATCCGCTGGACATCCTGGCCCAGCAGACGGTGGCCGCCGTGGCACTCGATGAGATCGACGTGGAGGAGTGGTTCGAGACCATTCGCCGCAGCGCCCCGTTCGCGAGCCTGCCCCGCTCCCTGTACGAGGCCACCCTCGACCTGCTCGCCGGGCGGTACCCGTCCGACCGGTTCGCCGAACTGCGCCCGCGCATCATCTGGGACCGGGTGGCCGGCACCCTCACCGGGCGACCCGGCGCACAACGGCTCGCCGTGACCAGCGGCGGAACCATTCCCGACCGTGGCCTGTTCGGTGTCTTCATGGTGGGCGGCGACGAGGTGGGCAGCAAGCGAGTCGGCGAACTCGACGAGGAGATGGTCTACGAGTCGCGCGTGGGCGACGTCTTCGCGCTCGGCACCACCAGCTGGCGCATCCAGGAGATCACCCACGACCGCGTGCTGGTGCTGCCGGCGTTTGGGGAACCTGGCCGACTGCCGTTCTGGAAGGGTGATGGCCAGGGCCGCCCCGCCGAACTCGGCGAAGCGATCGGTGTCTTCGTGCGCGAGGTGTCCGCATTCTCCGGGCCCCAGGCCCGCGAGCGGTGCGCCGCCGCCGGCCTGGGAGAGCAGGCGATCACCAACCTGCTGGCCTTCCTGAACGAGCAACGGTCCGCCACCCGCTATCTGCCGACGGACCGAACCCTGGTCGTGGAGCGGTTCACCGACGAGCTGGGCGACTGGCGCGTCATCCTGCATTCCCCGTACGGCATGCAGGTGCATGCGCCCTGGGCCCTTGCCGTGGGCGCCCGGGTGCGGGATCTCTTCGGGCTTGACGGCAACTGTGTCGCGAGCGATGACGGCATCGTCGTGCGCATTCCCGACACGGGAGTCGAGCCGCCTGGCGCGGAACTCTTCGTCTTCGAACCCGACGAGCTGCAGGAGATCGTCACGGAGCAGGTGGCCGGGTCTGCCCTCTTCGCGGCGCGGTTTCGCGAATGCGCCGCACGCGCGCTGCTGCTGCCGCGCTACAACCCCGGCTCGCGTTCGCCGCTGTGGCAGCAACGGCAGAAGGCAGCGCAACTGCTCGACGTGGCCCGGGAACACCCGACGTTCCCGATCATCCTCGAGACCATACGCGAGTGCCTGCAAGACGTCTATGACCTGCCGGCCCTGGCGCGACTGGCCACACAGATCGAATCCCGCTCGATTCGTCTGATGGAGGTGCAAACGGATGCCGCGAGCCCGTTCGCGAGCACCCTGCTGTTCGGCTACGTGGCGGCGTTCATGTACGAGGGCGACACTCCCCTCGCCGAGCGGCGCGCGACGGCCCTGTCCATCGACTCCAGCCTGCTCGCGGAGCTGCTCGGTCGGGTCGAACTGCGCGAGCTCCTCGACCCAGCGGTGATCGCCGCGACCGACCGGGAGCTGCAGCGACTCGCTCCCGATCGGCAGGCGCTCGGACTCGAGGGCATTTTTGACCTCCTCCGCGGGCTCGGCCCCCTCACCCTCGACGAGTTCGGCCCCCGATTGTCGGAGGGCGCCCCGGCCGACTGGGTCGCTCACCTCGGGGCCCTCGTCGACGCCAAACGGGCCGTGCGCACGAGCTTCGCCGGCCGCGACTGGTGGGCGGTGATCGAAGACGCCAGTCGATTGCGTGACGCGCTCGGCGTCCCGCTCCCGCTGGGCATTCCGCGGGTCTTCAGCGAGTCCGTCGCCGACCCGCTCGGCGACCTGGTGAGCCGCTACGCCCGCACGCACGGACCGTTCACGACGGAGGCGGCGGCGGACCGCTTCGGACTCGGTACCGCGGTCATGCAGCAGGCGCTGCGACGACTCGCCGATTCCCGGCGCATCGTGGAGGGCGAGTTTCGGCCGAACGGCACCGGCAGCGAATGGTGTGACGCCGAGGTACTGCGGCGACTGCGTCGACGCTCGCTCGCGGCACTCCGACACGAGGTCGAACCCGTTGATCAGGTGACAATGGCCCGTTTTCTCCCGCAATGGCAACACGTGGGCGGACGGCTGCGCGGAGTTGACGGCGTTGCCTCCGTTATTGAACAACTCGAGGGCGCCCGCATACCGGCCTCGGCGTGGGAATCGCTCATCCTGCCGGCGCGGATAGACGGGTACCTGCCCGGGATGCTCGACGAACTGACGAATGCGGGGGAGGTGATCTGGGCGGGGGCAGGATCCCTCGCCGGGAACGACGGTTGGATCAGCCTGCACCTGGCGGACACGGCACCGCTGACCCTGCCCCCAGCGCTCGACCGCGACCTGACCGAGCAGCAACAGCACGTGCTGGCGACCCTGGGTGGCGGAGGCGGGTATTTCTTCCGCCAACTCTCCGACGCGGTGGGCAACAAGGTGGACTCCGACCTCGTGGACGCCCTGTGGGATCTGGTCTGGGCCGGGCTGATCAGTAACGACACGTTCGCTCCGATGCGATCCCGCCTGAACGGCGGACGAACGTCGCACAAACCCAGCCGCTCGGCCCCGCGCGCCCACATGCACCGCGGTCGGTCGGTGCCGCGATCGGCCCTCCCGACCCGTGGCGGACCGCCGACGGTGTCCGGTCGGTGGTCGATCCTGCCGCTCGCCGACTCCGTTGCGACTCGGCGCGCCCACGCCCTCGGCGAAACCCTCCTCGAACGCTACGGGGTCGTCACCCGAGGTGCGGTGCAGGCGGAGGGCGTTGTCGGCGGCTTCGCCCTCGTCTACCGCACGCTCAGCGGTTTTGAGGAGACCGGACGCTGCCGGCGCGGGTATTTCGTTGACGGTCTCGGCGCCGCCCAGTTCGCGGGAGGGGGAACCATTGACCGGCTGCGGTCCTTCGCTGCCGCGGCCGAGGGCGCCGGGCCGCGACGCCCGATGGCCCACACGCTCGCCGCCACCGATCCGGCCAACCCGTACGGCGCCGTGGTGCCGTGGCCGCCGCTCGCGGAAGGTACCGGGCACCGTCCCGCACGCAAGTCTGGCGCCATCGTCGTGCTCGTGGACGGTGAGCTCGTGCTCTACATCGAGCGGGGCGGCAAGACCGTGCTGTCGTATTCGTCGGAGGCTGCACCGCTGGCTGCCGCCGCGGCGAGCCTGGCCACCGTGGTGAAGGCCGGAAGGATCGACAAGCTGGCGGTGGAGACCGTCAACGGAGCCTTCGTGATCGGCACGCCCGTCGGTGAGCAGCTCCAGAGGGCCGGTTTCACCCTCACCCCCAAGGGGCTGAGGCTCAGTGCCTGA